AGCATCTGTCCGCCGGCCAGCGCGCCCTTCATGAGCACGTTGTCGGGCGCGATGTCGAGCACGCCTGTCTCGCTCGACAGGACGAGCCGGTCGTCTCGCGTCACGGTGTAGCGCGCCGGGCGCAGGCCGTTGCGGTCGAGCACGGCGCCCATGCGGCGGCCGTCCGTGAACGCGATGGCCGCCGGGCCGTCCCACGGCTCCGTCAGTGTCGACTGGTATGAGCAGAACGCGCGCCGGCGGTCGGAGAGGTTGTCGTTGTGGTCCCACGGCTCGGGGATGAGCATGGACAGCGCTCGCGTCATGGGGCGGCCGTTCATGACGAGGAACTCGAGCACGTTGTCGAGGATAGCCGAGTCGGAGCCCTCACGGTCGATGATGGGCAGCACCTGGTCGAGGTGCGCGATGACGGGCGAGTACAGCGAGGCCTGGCGCGCGCGGATCCAGTTGACGTTGCCGCGCAGCGTGTTGATCTCGCCGTTGTGGATCATGAAGCGGTTGGGGTGCGCGCGCTCCCAGCTCGGCGTCGTGTTCGTGGAGTAGCGCGAGTGCACGAGGGCGATGGCCGTCTCGATCGTGGCGTCGTTGAGGTCGAGGTAGAACGTGCGCAGCTGCCCCGCGACGAGCATGCCCTTGTACACGATGGTTCGCGCGCTCATGGAGCAGACGTAGAAGATGGAACGCTCGGGCAGGCCGACCTCGTGCGCACGCTTCTCTATGGTGCGCCGCGCGACGAACAGGGCACGCTCGAAGTCCTGGCCTGCGGCGACGGTGCCGGGGCGCAGCATGAACGCCTGCCAGATGCGCGGCTGGCAGGCGCGGGCCGTCGAGCCGAGGTCGTGCGCGTCTACGGGGACTTCGCGCCAGAACAGCACGGGCAGGCCGCAGTCGGCGCAGCCCTGCTCGAACAGGGCGCGCGCCTGGTCGAAGTCATCCTGCTCGCGCGGGAGGAACAGCATGGCCACGCCGTAGTCTCCCTCGTCGGGCAGCAGGTGGCCGCACTTCTGCGCTTCCTTGCGGAAGAAGCGGTGCGGCAGCTGGAACAGGATGCCCGCGCCGTCGCCCGTGTTGGACTCCAGGCCGACACCGCCGCGGTGGTCGAGGTTGAGCAGCACGGACAGCGCGTCGTTGAGCATCTGGTGCGTGCGGATACCCTTGATGTTGGCCAGCGCGCCGATGCCGCACGCGTCGTGGTCGAACTCGGGCCGGTAGAGCCCGTATGCCTCGCTGTGATACTGCATGCCTGAGCCTCTCCCTATGGGGCGCCTCCGTCGGGCGAAAATGGAGCAGTCTGCATCATGGCGCGCTCCACACGAGAGAGAAAAGGCACGGGGGACGCCGAAACAAAGACGTTACCGGCTGAGCACGTACGCGCAACACGACTGGTTTGCCCGGGGTTGCGTGGCGCCCTCGCTGGTGCGCGCTGCCTGGGCCTGTCGGTCTGGGACGGTGTTTTCCCGACCTGACTCATATTCTGCGAAGTTCGGTGATCTGATAGCAATTCGTATTCTTCTCGCAACAATCCCCTCGTAAGGTGGCCGGCGTATCGCGGTCGTTTCTGCAGCTCCGGGACGCTTGTCCTTGCCGCCACCCGGCGGCGCTGGCATGTGTCAGCCTGGGGTTCCAGTCGAATGTGGTATGGTATTGCGTCAATGGGGGGCATCCGCGCAGGCGTCGAAGGCCCAGGCCGGTCGACGTCGGTGCAGTCCCGTGCAGGGAGGACACCGATGCATCACAAGACTGCCTTGTTTCTATCTCAGACGGCCGATGGCCATGAGCGGATGCGCCGCCTTTCCTCCATGCTCGACGTCTCCATCCTGCTCGCGAGTGTCGCTCGCTTCTCGCAGGCCATCCTGGAGCGCGAGTTCGACCTTATCGTGCTTGAGACGGGCGGCGTGTCGACGTCGCAGATCGAGCACATCGAGGGCACGCTGGCCGACAGCTCGACGCCTCTGCTCCTCGTCGTGTCTGAGGCCCAGATGCCCGATCTCCACCTTCCCATGCGACCCGTCTGCGACTTCATCTCGACACAGGCGCCCGATGCCGAGTACGCCGTGCGCATCCGGCACCTGCTTTGGCCGGGCGAGGAGACGGGCGACGACGACGTCGTGAAGCTCGACGAGCTCACGGTTAACCTTGCTACGTATCAGGTACGCGTTGACGACCAGCCCGTTGATCTCACCTATATGGAGTACTCGCTGCTCGCGTTCATGGTGACGCACCCGGGGCGCGCCTACTCGCGCGAGACGCTGCTGCGTCGCGTGTGGGGCTTCGACTACTGCGGTGGCTCGCGCACTGTTGACGTGCACGTGCGACGCATCCGCGCCAAGCTCGGCCCCCAGGCGTCGAGCCACATCGAGACCGTGCGCGGCGTCGGCTACCTGTTCAGGCTGTAGTAGCAGGTATTTTGGGTAATAGCGCTTGCGGGTGCCGCGGAGCCTAGATGCGCTCCGTGACCTTGCTGACGAGCTTGGCCGGCAGGCAACCGGCGACCCATTTGCCCCAGTTCGAGTTCATGATCGGGAACATGCGCAGACGGAACCGGATGTTGCGGCGGATGGGCTCGAGCGCCGCAACATAGGCCGACCGTGCCGCGCGCACCTCGTCGCTCGGGGTGACGCGTCCGACGGACAGCCCCTTTGCGATGGCGGCGCCGCAGCGCTGTCCCGAGTTGAACGCGAACGAGATACCCTCGCCTGAGCTGGGGCTCATGAGGCCGGCGGCCTCGCCGGCGAGCAGGACGCGGCCCTGCCCGTCGATGACGTCGGCGATGGAGCGCACCTGTGTTGCGGTGCCCGCTTCGCGGCGCACGGGCTCGCCGAGCGGATAGCGCTGAGAGAACGTCTCGAGCGCGCGAGCATGCAGCTCGGGCATGCCTTTTGAGCCGGGGAAGAACACGGAGCCCACGATGGCGACGTCGCCCTTCGGCATGATATAGCCGTAACCGTACTCAGGCCCGATGTGGCGCGAGTACACGCAGTCGAAGAACGGCTCGATGCTGCCGCGCTCGATGCGGACGAACTCCTGCACGGTGCGATAGCACGCGACCTGCGGCCAGGCGGCGTTTGCCCGACGCGTGGCAGAGCGCGCACCGTCTGCCCCGACGAGGAAGGCGCAGCTCACGTCGACGGGCTGCCCCGCACGCGTCAGGTGGGCGGTCACGCCGTGCTCGTCCTGCTCCCAGCCGCGCAGACTCGCGCGCTCCCACACGGTGACGTTGGGCGGGAGAAGCGTCATCGTCCACTCGTCGAAGGACGTACGGTCGACGTTGACGAAGCGCAGGCTCGTGGGCTTCTTGATGCCGCGGTCCCAGTCGTAGAAGCGGAAGTGGACGAAGGCGGGGTCGAGCATGAGCGAGCGGGGCACGCCGCCCACCTGTTCGAGCCAGCGCTGAGCATACTCGTTGAGCATGCCGCCGCAGCTCTTGTGGCGCGGCAGCGACGAGGCCTCGGCCAGGATGACGTCGTGCCCGGCCCGAGCTGCCTCGCGTGCCGCAGCGACGCCGGCGGGACCTGCGCCGATGACGAGCACCGTCGTCGAGACGCGCTGCGCTGCGGGGGACGGGCTGGGGGTGGGGGCGCTGTTCTGGCTGCTCATGACTGTTTCCTTGCCGATTCGGGGTCCGGATGATTGTCGCACATGAGTGCGCGCCGGGTGGCGCTCCACATAAACGCCCGACCCGTTTCGGGTTGCCGTCCGAGTATCATGGCGCCGGAAGATGACGTGCGAGGGACGGGACGGCCATGAAGGCGAACGACAGCAGGGGCGGCGGAGACATGCGGGGGATGACGTCGGGGGGACGGGTGCGCGCTGTCTTGACGGCTGTGCTAGCCGGCGTGGCGATATCCGTCGTGCTTGCCCTCGTGGCGGTGGCGCTGGGGGCGCTTGGGGGCAGCGGGCTGGTGGGTGGGCTCGACGGCGCCCGGCGCGTGCTGCTCGTCGTGGGCGCCATCATGCTCATCGCGGGTTCGTTTGGCATCGCCTCGCCCGAGCGTTTTGGGGAGGCTGCCGCCCAGCTGGGCCGCGACCTCGTCGAGCGCGTCGGCGTCGCACACCATGACGGCGCGCTCTCGTGGTATGTGCAGGCGGTCATTGCTGCGCTGACCATGGAGGCCATGGCCTTGCTCGTCGATCTCGTGTTCCAGCTCGTGGTGTAGCCGTGTGCGCGGCCTGCAGCCTTGCGCGTGCAGGCGTTCGGCTCTATCATCTAGAACAGGTGTTCGATTCTTTAGAATCTTGCTGCAGCGGATACGGTGCTGGCGAACGAGGCGGAAGAGGGGAGGCGCGCGTGATTATCCTGGGCATAGACCCCGGCCTGGCGCATACCGGCTGGGGCGTCATCGAGACGCGGGGCATGCAGTGTCGCGCGCGAGCCTATGGTTGCATCGAGACGGACACGGGCATGGACATCGCGCGGCGTCTCAAGCGCATCCACGACGAGATAAGCCGCGTCATCGGGCGGTACCATCCCACCGACGTCGCCATCGAGGAGATCTTCTTTTCGGCTAACTCCCAGAGCGCCGTCAAGACGGCCCACGCGCGCGGCGCCGCGCTTGTCGCATGCGCTTCGTGCGGCCTCGAGACGGGCGAATACACGCCCATGCAGATAAAGCAGGCCGTTGTTGGCACGGGGGCGGCCGACAAGCGGCAGGTGCAGTTCATGGTCAAGAGCCTTCTGCACCTCGAGCAGGAGCCTCGGCCCGACCACTGCGCCGACGCCTTGGCCGCCGCCATCTGCCATGCCCACCTTACGGCGTGGCGCGAGATGGGCCGCTCGCAGCACCTGACAACGCTGTCCGCCTCCTCTTATGCCGAGCGCGGTACGCGCAAGGCGTCCGCTTCCGAAGCTCGTGCCGCCGAGGCCCTTGCCGAGCGCAAGGCGCGCCCATGATGAGGAAAGGGGCCCTCCGATGATCTCGTTTCTGCGCGGCACCGTCGCCGCCAAGACGCTGGCGCAGGTTGTCATCGACGTCGGAGGCGTGGGCTATGCCTGCGGCGTCTCTTCCATGACGTCGGCTGCCCTGCCTGCGCCCGGCTCAGATGAGCCTGCCATGGTTCACACGTACCTGCAGGTGCGCGATGACGCCATCGCGCTGTACGGCTTTGCGAGCGCCGACGAGCGGGCCGTGTTCGAGCGGCTCGTCGCCATCACGGGCGTCGGGCCCAAGCTCGCGCTTGCCGTGTTGAGCTCGTTTTCGCCCGACGCGCTACGCCAAGTCGTGGCGGCGGGAGACGAAAAACGCATGGCTACGGTGCCCGGCGTCGGAAAGAAGACGGCGTCGCGCATGATCCTCGAGCTCAAAGACGCACTCAAGGGCGAGCTGTTCGGGCTGGGGGGCGCTGCGATTGCCGGCGCTCAGCTCGGGGGAACGCCTGTCGAGACCGGGGCGCTCGACGAGGCGGGCCAGGCCTTGCTTGCGATGGGTTTCTCCTCCGAAGAGGTTCAGCTCGCGCTCAAGGGCTATGATGGGTCGCCGACCGATGTCGAGTCCGCTATCAAGTATGCGCTGCGACGCCTGGGGAGTAACGCCTGATGTGGGAAGCTGACGCTGACAAGGACCTGTGGGACGACGTTCCGCGCACGCGCGAGCGCATCGTCACGGCGGAGCTCACTGAGGACGACCTCGAGGCCGACCGGTCGCTGCGCCCGCAGCGGCTCGAGGACTACATCGGCCAGGCGCGCGTGAAGCAGTCGCTGCGCGTCGCGATCGACGCGGCAAAGTCTCGCGGCGAGAGCCTCGACCACCTGCTGCTCTCGGGCCCGCCCGGCCTGGGCAAGACGACGCTCGCCACGGTCGTCGCCAACGAGATGGGGGCCCAGGTGCGCACGACGTCGGGGCCGGCCATCGAGCGCACGGGCGATCTCGCGGCCATCCTGACAAACCTGTCCGAGGGCGATGTCCTGTTCATCGACGAGATCCATCGTCTCAACCACACGATCGAGGAAATCCTCTATCCGGCGATGGAGGACTTCTTCCTCGACATCGTCATCGGAAAGGGGCCTGCGGCGCGCTCTATCCGCCTTGACGTACCGCGCTTCACGCTCATCGGGGCAACGACGCGCTCGGGCCTTCTCACGGGGCCGCTGCGCGACCGCTTCGGCATCAACTGCCGGCTCGACTACTACACGGCAGACGAGCTGGCGCGGATCGTTGCGCGCTCCGCGGGCATCCTTGGCGTGCACGTCGACGCTGCGGGCGCTCAGGAGATCGCCAGCCGCAGCCGTGGAACGCCCCGTCTGGCGAACCGCCTGCTCAAGCGCGTGCGCGACTACGCTCAGGTGCGCTTTGACGGCGCCATTACCGAAGAGATCGCGCGAGAGGCACTGTCGTTTTTCGAGGTGGACGAGATGGGCCTCGACTGGATGGACAACAAGATCCTCTCGACGCTGACGCAGACGTTTCTCGGCCGGCCCGTCGGACTATCGACGCTGGCGAGCGCCGTTGGCGAGGACGCTTCGACGCTCGAAGACGTGTACGAGCCGTTCTTGCTGCAGCAGGGCCTCATCAACCGCACGCCCAAGGGCAGGCAGGCGACGCCGCGTGCGTTCGAGCACATGGGGCTGCCCTGCCCCAAAGATGATCGGTAGCGCGCGGCCACGTTCCGCGCGGAAAGGATGACGTATGGCGATTCGCAACGACTACCTGGTGGACATGATCGCCCGCTTTGTCGAGTCCGTGATGCGCGGCGCAGGGCGCTTGCGTGCGGGCGACGAACAGGGCGTTGCCGACTACGAGGCCGTCATTGGCGAGGTGCTCGACATGGACGCGGCGACGGCCCTGGCGCTGTCGCCAGCTTCCCTCGTCACGATGATGCAGATCTCCGCTGTCGACGAGCGCCTCGCCGTTTACGCGGCGTACTGCCTCGAGCGCATCGCAGACGTCTACGAGGGACGCCCTGACGGCATGGCGGGTGTGCGCCGCGAGCAGGCGCGTGCCATCAATGCGTCGTATGGCGTGGAGCCCGGAATGGTGCCGCCCGAGGTTCAGGAGGCGCTTGCGGCTCAGCAGGCCGAGGGACGGGCATAAGGGGCGGCTCTCTGGTGCGCGCCGGGGATGGCTGCCGGAGATTCGTTCGTACATTTGTGAGGATGCCTTCATAAACATGCTGGTAGACGCGCCGCAAGTGTGGGAAGTGTACGTCAGGCGTATGACACTTCGTTCCTGTGGGGCACCATGTCGCGCCGTCTGCCGGATTGCCTTCTGAGGCGTGCCGGATTTCTTGTTGGGAGGGTTCCCGCGCCCCCGGAGCGTGGCAGAATGACCGCGAGGATGAGCCTGCCCGGGCGCTGGCGCCGTTCCGGAATGTCCGAGACGTCCTGCCCGGACGCCACGAGAGGAGACCCCATCGTGTTGACCGACATCGAGATCGCCCAGTCCGTCACGCCGCGCGACATCGCTGAGGTCGCTGCCCCGCTGGGCATCGACGAGAAGTACCTCGAGCGCTATGGCTCGACGAAGGCGAAGGTCGACTACAACCTGTTGCGCGAGCAGCAGCACACGCCTGGCAAGCTCGTCCTGGTCACGGCTATCAACCCCACGCCTGCCGGCGAGGGCAAGACCACGACGACCATCGGTCTCGCCGACGCCATGAAGCGCCTGGGGAAGAACGTCGTCGTAGCCCTGCGCGAGCCGTCGCTGGGCCCGGTGTTCGGCGTGAAGGGCGGCGCTGCGGGCGGCGGCTATGCCCAGGTCATCCCTATGGAGGACATCAACCTGCACTTTACGGGTGACTTCCACGCCATCGGCGCCGCGAACAATCTGCTGGCTGCCATGCTCGACAACCACATCCAGCAGGGCAATGTCCTGGGAATCGACCCGCGCCGCGTCACGTGGAAGCGCGTCGTCGACATGAACGATCGCCAGCTGCGCCACGTCGTGGACGGCCTGGGCGGCAAGGCCAACGGCACGCCGCGCGAGGACGGCTTCGACATCACGGTCGCGTCCGAGATCATGGCTGTGCTCTGCCTGGCACGTGACATCCCTGACCTCAAAGAGCGCCTCGCGCGTATCGTCGTGGGCTACTCCTATGCCGGCAAGCCTGTCACGGCGGGCGACCTCAAGGCGACGGGCGCCATGGCCGCCCTGCTCAAGGACGCGCTCAAGCCCAACCTCGTGCAGACGCTCGAGGGCACGCCGGCTTTCGTCCACTGCGGCCCGTTCGCCAACATCGCGCATGGCTGCAACTCTGTTATGGCGACGCGCATGGCCATGGCTTTGGGCGACATCGCCATCACGGAGGCCGGCTTTGGTGCCGACCTGGGCGCGGAGAAGTTCTGCGACATCAAGTGCCGCATGGCCGGCCTGTCGCCCAACGCCGTCGTTATCGTCGCGACGGCGCGCGCTCTCAAGATGAACGGCGGAGTTCCGAAGAAGGAGCTCGATGCCGAGAACCTCGAGGCGCTGGAGCGCGGCCTTCCCAACCTGCTGCAGCACGTCGAGAACATGACGCAGGTCTTTGGCATGCCCGTCGTCGTGGCCATCAACCGTCACCCCACGGACACGGAGGCCGAGCTCGCCCTCATCGAGGAGCAGTGCCGTGCCAAGGGCGTGAACGCCGTGCTGTCCGAGGTGTGGGCCAAGGGCGGCGAGGGCGGCATCAAGCTGGCCGAGGAGGTGCTGCGTCTCGTGGAGCAGCCGAGCCAGCTGACGTACAGCTATCCCGACGGCACCGGCATCGAGGACGCTATCGAGGCCGTGGCCACGCGTGTCTACCATGCCGATGGCGTCGACTTCACGCCTGCCGCCAAGAAGCAGGTTGCGACGCTGCATGAGTTCGGCTACGGTAACCTGCCGGTGTGCATCGCAAAGACACAGTACAGCTTCTCGGACGATCCGAACCTACTCGGCGCGCCGCGTGGGTTCCGCATGACGGTTCGCGAGGTCAAGGTCTCGGCCGGTGCTGGCTTTGTTGTTGCTCTGACCGGCGATGTCATGACGATGCCCGGTCTGCCGAAGGTCCCGGCTGCCGAGGCTATCGACGTCGACGAGACGGGGAAGATCACGGGCCTGTTCTAAGGTTTTTTGCTCGCGCACAACACGACTCCGGGGGCGATGCCCGGGCGCGTCTGGCACGGGGTGGGCGAGGCGACTATGGTCTCTCCCGCATGTGGCGGACAATGCGCTCGAGCGTCGCCTTCGGACTTT
The window above is part of the Coriobacteriia bacterium genome. Proteins encoded here:
- the ruvA gene encoding Holliday junction branch migration protein RuvA yields the protein MISFLRGTVAAKTLAQVVIDVGGVGYACGVSSMTSAALPAPGSDEPAMVHTYLQVRDDAIALYGFASADERAVFERLVAITGVGPKLALAVLSSFSPDALRQVVAAGDEKRMATVPGVGKKTASRMILELKDALKGELFGLGGAAIAGAQLGGTPVETGALDEAGQALLAMGFSSEEVQLALKGYDGSPTDVESAIKYALRRLGSNA
- the ruvC gene encoding crossover junction endodeoxyribonuclease RuvC, coding for MIILGIDPGLAHTGWGVIETRGMQCRARAYGCIETDTGMDIARRLKRIHDEISRVIGRYHPTDVAIEEIFFSANSQSAVKTAHARGAALVACASCGLETGEYTPMQIKQAVVGTGAADKRQVQFMVKSLLHLEQEPRPDHCADALAAAICHAHLTAWREMGRSQHLTTLSASSYAERGTRKASASEARAAEALAERKARP
- a CDS encoding winged helix-turn-helix domain-containing protein, which codes for MHHKTALFLSQTADGHERMRRLSSMLDVSILLASVARFSQAILEREFDLIVLETGGVSTSQIEHIEGTLADSSTPLLLVVSEAQMPDLHLPMRPVCDFISTQAPDAEYAVRIRHLLWPGEETGDDDVVKLDELTVNLATYQVRVDDQPVDLTYMEYSLLAFMVTHPGRAYSRETLLRRVWGFDYCGGSRTVDVHVRRIRAKLGPQASSHIETVRGVGYLFRL
- the ruvB gene encoding Holliday junction branch migration DNA helicase RuvB, with amino-acid sequence MWEADADKDLWDDVPRTRERIVTAELTEDDLEADRSLRPQRLEDYIGQARVKQSLRVAIDAAKSRGESLDHLLLSGPPGLGKTTLATVVANEMGAQVRTTSGPAIERTGDLAAILTNLSEGDVLFIDEIHRLNHTIEEILYPAMEDFFLDIVIGKGPAARSIRLDVPRFTLIGATTRSGLLTGPLRDRFGINCRLDYYTADELARIVARSAGILGVHVDAAGAQEIASRSRGTPRLANRLLKRVRDYAQVRFDGAITEEIAREALSFFEVDEMGLDWMDNKILSTLTQTFLGRPVGLSTLASAVGEDASTLEDVYEPFLLQQGLINRTPKGRQATPRAFEHMGLPCPKDDR
- a CDS encoding formate--tetrahydrofolate ligase, translating into MLTDIEIAQSVTPRDIAEVAAPLGIDEKYLERYGSTKAKVDYNLLREQQHTPGKLVLVTAINPTPAGEGKTTTTIGLADAMKRLGKNVVVALREPSLGPVFGVKGGAAGGGYAQVIPMEDINLHFTGDFHAIGAANNLLAAMLDNHIQQGNVLGIDPRRVTWKRVVDMNDRQLRHVVDGLGGKANGTPREDGFDITVASEIMAVLCLARDIPDLKERLARIVVGYSYAGKPVTAGDLKATGAMAALLKDALKPNLVQTLEGTPAFVHCGPFANIAHGCNSVMATRMAMALGDIAITEAGFGADLGAEKFCDIKCRMAGLSPNAVVIVATARALKMNGGVPKKELDAENLEALERGLPNLLQHVENMTQVFGMPVVVAINRHPTDTEAELALIEEQCRAKGVNAVLSEVWAKGGEGGIKLAEEVLRLVEQPSQLTYSYPDGTGIEDAIEAVATRVYHADGVDFTPAAKKQVATLHEFGYGNLPVCIAKTQYSFSDDPNLLGAPRGFRMTVREVKVSAGAGFVVALTGDVMTMPGLPKVPAAEAIDVDETGKITGLF
- a CDS encoding FAD-dependent monooxygenase, with amino-acid sequence MSSQNSAPTPSPSPAAQRVSTTVLVIGAGPAGVAAAREAARAGHDVILAEASSLPRHKSCGGMLNEYAQRWLEQVGGVPRSLMLDPAFVHFRFYDWDRGIKKPTSLRFVNVDRTSFDEWTMTLLPPNVTVWERASLRGWEQDEHGVTAHLTRAGQPVDVSCAFLVGADGARSATRRANAAWPQVACYRTVQEFVRIERGSIEPFFDCVYSRHIGPEYGYGYIMPKGDVAIVGSVFFPGSKGMPELHARALETFSQRYPLGEPVRREAGTATQVRSIADVIDGQGRVLLAGEAAGLMSPSSGEGISFAFNSGQRCGAAIAKGLSVGRVTPSDEVRAARSAYVAALEPIRRNIRFRLRMFPIMNSNWGKWVAGCLPAKLVSKVTERI